One genomic segment of Helianthus annuus cultivar XRQ/B chromosome 14, HanXRQr2.0-SUNRISE, whole genome shotgun sequence includes these proteins:
- the LOC110905052 gene encoding protein EXORDIUM-like 3, with the protein MSYSPNHPSPVPPFTNHSTKMRHSANNHHHHHRSPPPPLITLTLLFFTTIHLTNAWRPWPNQKHNITNLHFDSNKKFEGSSEFVKLKYHMGPVLTENITVHIIWYGKWPSPQKRVIREFINSISTSDHRSPSVSGWWKTVQLYTDQTDSNVSKTVHLGREKNDRLMSHGKTLTRLSIQHVIKSAVSAKTKPLPVHPKGGLYLLLTSEDVYVQDFCQNVCGFHYFTYPSIVGYTLPYAWVGNSAKLCPGVCAYPFAVPEYIPGLKPLKSPNGDVGIDGMVSVIAHEIAEMASNPLVNAWYAGQDPSFPVEIADLCEGIYGTGGGGSYTGQMLNDGDGATYNMQGIRRRFLVQWVWNHVVNYCTGPNALD; encoded by the coding sequence ATGTCTTACTCTCCGAACCATCCGTCACCTGTACCCCCTTTCACCAACCACTCCACTAAAATGCGCCACTCCGCcaataaccaccaccaccaccaccgttcaccaccaccacctctcatCACACTCACTCTCCTCTTCTTCACCACCATCCACCTCACAAACGCATGGCGTCCATGGCCCAACCAAAAACACAACATAACAAATCTTCATTTCGATTCCAACAAAAAATTCGAAGGCTCGTCCGAATTCGTCAAACTAAAATACCACATGGGACCGGTTCTGACCGAGAACATCACCGTACACATAATCTGGTACGGGAAATGGCCGAGTCCACAGAAAAGAGTCATCCGTGAGTTCATCAACTCCATCTCCACCTCCGACCACCGCTCACCGTCGGTCTCCGGGTGGTGGAAAACAGTCCAGCTGTACACCGACCAAACCGATTCCAACGTGTCAAAAACAGTCCACCTCGGACGAGAGAAAAACGACAGGTTAATGTCACATGGTAAAACCTTAACCCGGTTATCAATACAACATGTTATTAAATCAGCCGTGTCAGCCAAAACAAAACCGTTACCGGTTCATCCTAAGGGAGGGTTATACCTTTTACTTACTTCAGAGGACGTGTACGTTCAGGATTTTTGCCAGAACGTATGCGGGTTCCACTACTTTACCTACCCATCGATCGTGGGGTACACGTTACCCTACGCGTGGGTAGGTAATTCGGCAAAACTGTGTCCGGGTGTGTGCGCATACCCGTTCGCAGTTCCCGAATATATCCCGGGGTTAAAACCGTTAAAGTCACCTAACGGTGACGTCGGGATTGACGGGATGGTTAGTGTGATAGCTCATGAGATTGCTGAGATGGCTTCGAACCCGTTGGTGAATGCCTGGTACGCGGGTCAAGACCCGTCGTTTCCGGTGGAGATTGCTGATCTGTGTGAGGGGATTTACGGGACCGGTGGTGGTGGGTCCTACACGGGACAAATGTTGAATGATGGAGATGGAGCTACTTATAATATGCAAGGGATTCGAAGGAGGTTTTTGGTGCAGTGGGTGTGGAACCATGTGGTTAATTACTGTACTGGCCCGAATGCGCTTGATTGA